The nucleotide sequence GTTTCTCCCAATGTTTGTTTACACTGATCGCCGGGCATTAAGTGCCCACCTCCTTGCCACATTAGTCGTCCAATACGAGTTCAATTGGATGCACATGCACAACGAAGCAAACCAGGGCCAACACTCTCGCGGCCAATACACTCAAATGATAACAGTACCGTGTGTAGAGTCAAACGGGGGTAAAAAGACATCAGCCAACAGCCAACCGCATCGACACAGTATTCAATGGAAACGAACGAAACGCTTGGAGATCGTGCCGGTGCCAACAGCCAACCACAGTTCAGCTCTCAGAAGATGCGACGCTTTAACATTTACGGAGAGCGGAGAGTCGCGAACCGAGCTGGAAACGTACAGCAAACATGTTCGAAGCGAGGTCGGTAGCAGGGTGCACTTGGAGAAAAATGTTAGCACTCTTAATATACATAAATGCGTTTTGACTTATTTCAGTTAGCGTTGTAGAAACAAAAAACTGCATTTTTTCAGGGTACTAACTTGTCAATAATatctttaatatattatttaataatatatatttaatataattgttttaaaattctCCCGAAAATAACAAATCTTGTTTCGTTAACAGTTCAGTCAACAGATCTTACCGCCATAACATTGCTGTTAAACCGGCAGAACGGAGCACGCGCACCATTCGCCACAGCAGCTGTTTGCCAAACAGGATTTCCTGCAGCGACGGCCGCCGATTAACAGTTAAGTTTCGCCGTGCCCTGCCACTGTTGCAAACGCACGCACACAATCTAGCGACGCGTGCGCTTTGTTGtcttgttgccgctgctgttgctgttagTGCTGCTGTTCGTGCTGCCGCgctgcagatgctgctgctgctggggtAAGATGATCTTTGAGGCCAGGGCCGCGCTGCCAGTTCGAGTCTGTTTGGCGCTCAGAACGACGGCGACGATTTAGTCTCGGATGGACGCTACGCTGCCAAGCACCGTCAGTCAGGCTTTCGCTgttctctcgctctcgcaATCGCATTATATCCGACCGATCGCGAAGTTTTTCGGCACTATGTGCGCCACGTGATTGCTGAAATCTCCTTCGAAAGCCGTCGCTATATCATCAGCGATAATTCGGATTTAAGGTGTCATGTGAAGAGTGTGTTTGATATAATCAGTTGATTTTCATTCAAACGTATCCCAGTGTgtgaagttaaaaaaaaaactggaaaaATTAACATCTAAagaggaaaaaataaataaatagtgaGTTGGTAAAAACATCGAATTTATGCTGTTGTGGAAATATATGATCTGGAAAAGGTAAGATTTTGTTGTATATGAGCTTATGCTATTAAAAAATGGCTAAGTCTCCCTGCTGACAAACAAAACATATTAAgagaataaataaaacatttattcaTTGAATTAATGAGACAACAACAAGTTGAGATGCTGGACACATAATTCAAACGCTAAAACAATAGATAAATAcaagcaatatatatattaaaggcttaattgaataaaaaccattttgcataatttccatAAATTTGTCGGATGGTTGTTGTAAGTCAAAATAAATCGCAAATAAAAGATTAATACCGAAAACAATTGCAttataaaaaccaaaccaattaAAGACtgaaattatacaatttaataatatttttagcaATAATTGAAATACTTAGTACAAActattaaaatcaaaacaaaaaaccaacaatAAAAAGACAAATCTGTTGCGAAGAAATGGCCCAACTATCCCCAGCTATCAAGGACCAAGCTTAACTCCCATGAGTTCGTACTCACACCACTAAGGAGGACCAAGGAGAACCAGAAAAAGTGTAATGGTGAAGACAAAAGAAGCTCATTGACATGCTCATTAATAATGTTATTGCCTTTTGTGCGATAAGTGTCAAGAAATTTCTACAATAGGGGCTGCGAATGGACAAAGATGGGAGATATTCAAACATTTAATTGTCCAACTGCTGTCGGCAATCAAGCAGAAAAGGGCCAGGGGCAGCCTGAAGCGACTGGATCGTGGATCCTCGATCGCGAAGGAAGAAGGATCAAGGATGGAGGATGGAGGATGGAGGATGGAGGATGGAGGATGGAGGATGGAGGATGGAGGATGGAGGATCGCAGATCAAGAATTGCGGAAGCAGACAATTCAAACTAGAGCGTGTGACTGCTGAGTGGATTTGCATACTGCGAATGTCCGTCTCCAGTGGTTGGCAGGGCTAATAATAAAGCATATTACCGGCAATTGTGCGCGAGATGGAAGGCGATTCGGGTGTAGGAAGGGTTTGggcttgggtttgggtttgggttagGGCTTGGACTTGGATTTGGATTGCAGATTGTGTCAATGCTCCGGGGTTCGGTTCAGTGGGCTGTGTTCTTGATTCTTGTTCTATTTTGTAGCGGCTTCAAAATATTTGAGACAATCGTGGTTTGCTTGTTTGAACACCTTTTCTCCCTCTGTTGCCTTTATCAGATTTGGCATTGTCCatcattttgtttgctttaaagGACACATTTTTTTGGGACCTTGTTTATTATTCCTATTGAGAGAAGTCCAACGTTCTGCCCACTTTTTTTCAGCTCTGTCAACAGCGAGTTGATGAGCTTGTTGAGAATGTGGCAGCGACCAACTGATCTGGTTCTTATTGTCTAAGCCGCTCTGAACTTGTCCCCATCGAGTTCATCTGCAGATCTCCATAGATTAGATCCGAACAATCTCCTCCACTTGGCTTGCGATCAATATACAGTTGTAGTTTCTGTAGCAGTTTAGGTTTCTAATTAATTGTCTGTTTCTGCCCAATGTGTAACATTAATCTTGGCTTAATCGATAAGTCTGACAGCCAAGATCGTTCCTATATCTGGTCTGATCTGTTCGGTTCGATATACACTCAGAAATGAACAATGGGGATTctgtttttaaatttgaaaggAACCTGCAGAGTCAAatatttcgaattggcacaaccaaagacactagaatgtCTTTGGCACAACTCTCGTCTACTCATTGTTTTCCCACAAATCGAACTGGCCATCGGACCTAAGCATTGCATTCACCTTAAATTTGGGCTCGGCTTGAGGACTTGTAATTAGCTCGAAGCATGGGAATTATGTACTCCTCCATGACATCTACTACTTCTATGCGCTGACTTAAAGGGGTCCTAAAGATGCCCCAAGAACAAGACTCTCAAATATGCGCCCGGTTACGTGGATCAGTGGCCTTGGTCGTTGTCGTCGTGATAAAGCCAAAAAGATTGAGATGCCGCCTGCGGATAGGGATCTGCAAGTTTATAGCTCGAGCGTGCCGCTCAATTGGATTTCAATCGGGTTTCTCAATAAGGATCGAAATGATTTTTGACTTTTTGGTTCTTTATCTACGAAGTTCAGGTACGGCGAGATGTATTGCAATTTACAGCACTTCTATGCATATTaagtgcataaatatttagttttatgaGTGCTTATTTATGAAAGCAGTGCAGCAGTAATATAGGTTGTTCCCAATGTCGAAGGTAAATGCACCTATTTGATGTAATTATACTCATTTTTCGGCTAACACGATGCTTATGAATCCATTTCCCCAAAACTCCTCCATTCAGAGATCTTCTTTCTAGCTGAGTGCAATCTGGCTTACCACTCCAGCTCCACCACGAACTGCGGTTCTGAGTCTTTGGGACCCAGAGATGGAAGATCTCCTCGATGATTTTCCTGCTTTCTGAAAAAGTGCACCGCTGTGCCGAAAATTGTCACGGTTTCGCGGTCGATGGCTCGCTTGCTGTGAAGGTGCAAATTTAATGTTTGCCAATTTAGCAGCGCTCTGCTGTCACCTTTGGTGTCCATTAGCGAGCGTTTATATGCAAAGTGCCGAGCATTGGCAGGCCAGCTCCGGATCTGGCAGCCGGCGGGCTTTGGACGGGGCCAACCATTATCACAGAAGCAGCATCACGTTGTGGCCACACCACCTGCTGGGCGCATTTCGCGGAGCAGCTCCCTGCCACTTGCATCCCTGGTCCGGAAAATATCCAGACTGGGAAAACTCTGGGGAGCACTTAAGCTTGCTAGCTGGCTGTCATTGGAGGGAGTCAGGGCGTTCTGTGGCAGTTCTGGTTCTCAAAAGGGCCAACGAGAATTACGAAGATCCTGATGGTTACAGAGCCGCACGTAAatacttgatttttatttatgataacaatacttaaaataataaaaatattaattattcttattataatattaataaaaataatgataataataataatattaataataacaataataattataataataataataataataataagaacaataataataataataataatatttataatattaatattatattatataatatataatatataatattatattaataataatattaatgataataataataataataataataataataataataattataataataacaataataataataataataataataataataataataataataataataataataataataataataataataataataataataataataataataataataacagtaaCAATACTAAAAAGAATAATCAGATTTAATCAAAAATGTATccgttttactttttttttttaaataaatgtttctCTCTTTAAAAAGGTTCtgtataaatgtaattaattatttaaaatttcccTTCTGACGACTAACAAGTAAAAGTTAAATTTCATTATCCTAccatttgtttttgaattgCTTGATCACATAgttcatataattttattatccTTGTATTGGACTTcacgatttatttattatatatattatctCTTAAACAGTTTATATGTTTCTGTTTCTTCatcataaaataatatactatactatattataatataataaactaTACAAGTTATGGACGAAGAAGTCTGGCCATTTGTGGCCCGTATTTCCCCAAAAGTGGCAGCTAAGGCCTCCATGGAATACATTATTAGCGCACAAATGTGTTTAagaatttatattgtatatcCATGACAAAATTGATCCCTCCCTCGGATTCTTCATGCTCTTTAAGTAGTTGACGCAAGATTTTCGCAGATATTTTATTTGCGCTTCGCCGTATCTTTTCTCGCTTGACCTTAGGCTTTATGGGCTAGCAAAACAAGTCACTGTAGTACATTGCATTAGATGTGTGAAAGAGTCTTCCCGGGAAAAGGGAGAGGGGTTCTCGGGCGAACGAGAAGGGAAGACGAGGTGCATGGTCTTCTGACATTGCCGCGACCGAAACTTTGATGGTGCAAGCCCAAACCGGTCGCTGCATACCTCAATTTCTATCCACGACCTGTAGCGaaataaaaaggcaaaattgcgaaaaaagaataaaataaagagaaacGCAGTGGGTCATCGGTTATGCATGCTGCTGCTTTACCGCTGGACTTCCCCTTCCTCCTCTGGTCTGATGCTTCTTGGCGTGGTTTCATGGCTCTTCTTATGGACATGGCCGTGGCCTCGTCTCGATCTCAGCTGAGCTTGTCCGATGATGGCCAATGGTTCCTCCTAGCCTCCTTGCTGGAACACAACCCAAAGAAAGTGCCTTTGGAAATAGGCACCATCAATAACAAGGACAATCGAGAAGAGGTCGCCAGAAGTGGACTTTTCAACTAGGCGCGCATTGCAACGCATTGGATGGGATAGTAGCCACATATTGCTCAAACTAATAATGTGAAATTCACCTAAATTTTGATATTTACTTAAATTGTGAGTTGAGAGTGCACCTTACAAAATGACAAACAATTTCTGGGATTTCGTAGCTAAGCCCATACCCAAAACATTCATACATTTTAAAGACACCATTAACATTCGTTAGGCCCGATCCTCTCGTAGATTAAGAGGATAGGGCCATGTCCGTCTTTCCGTCCGTATGACCGCCACGATTCCCAGATACTATAAAAGATAGAAAGTTGAGATTAATCATGCAGATTCCAGAGACATAGACTGATGTTGTTACGCCTACTCCAatgcccacaaaccgcccataaacacgcccacacttttgaaagatgttttaatattttttaatattattatatgtcTTTCCAATTGTCTTTTGTATCGATTTGCGAAACAAAGTTGAACTTTGTCGTTTGCACTCCTACAAGCTAAGTATcgggtatctaatagtcgagAGACTCGACTCTCTTGCCTTGTGTTGTACAATGTATTTTATAAGTTAACTGTTTGTTTATATCTGCAACATTTTTGATGACAGTAAAAAGCTATAAAGCTATTAAATCTGATGGTATCGAATATGAAGCAATGAttataatgatattttaaatCAGACATCTCGTTGTTCCAATAGAAATAttcgaaaaatatataaaaaaaataatttcgttgtttttgatcTTAAAGTGTTTTAATTCGGAATGTACGGAATTTTTGACAATGTACAACATCGGTTTTAATTTGATCAAAATCAAACGAATATAGCTACACAAGGACAGTCGGAAAATGAATTGAATACGAAATTTATTTCCTTCGTTATTCTAgattattcaaatgcagttctctGTAATCCTCTTAATGATGACGAACCAAACCATACATAACATTAAACCCTTTAATAATCTGAGACTCTTTCATTCATTCAAAAGGACgaacatataaatacataacAATATCAGATACACTTTTAAAAATGAGACCCAGAACATGTAAATCCAGTCGAAATTGaaagttatttaaaatgttgtacacgatatgaaatgttttaatttataagcaCATTTTGGTTCATTTAATATCAAATGGATTATTAACTTATGATCTTTTTGTTGCAGATGAACCAGCTGTGCAAAGTGTGCGGCGAGCCGGCGGCTGGTTTTCATTTTGGGGCATTTACATGTGAAGGCTGCAAGGTGAGTTCGTTACTATGTCGGAACGGCAACCCAAATcgatattttatataattcaTTTGTGACAATTGTGAGAAACTGTAGAGATGCGATTTCGCACATTTCGTAGACAAGATGTGCAAAAAATGATCTCGATTTTGGGCTTTACTTTTACACAAAGCGAAATCGAAAACATTATTActgtaattaaaattcaattcgaAAAAATAATCGATTTTTAATTGACTATAAGTAGATACGTGTGCGCAGAGGGCACAATACACGGCTACCCTTCAAGTAGCATgggaaaaagtgcaaaattcAGAGCAGTCCGCAGGGGAAGGGTGATGGATCCGTATATAGAGCTAGGTAAGCCCCAAGGCGCACACAATTGTGAACTGCAGTCAATCAAATAAGAATTACATGCATATTAGATGAGTCAGCGCAATAGGAACAAAAGGCCCAGACACCCATCAAACACCACTCAAAGTTGAACTTCAAAATCAACTGGGGGCAAGTTTTCCAGCTCCAAGGTGAGTTGGCACGGCTCCAAAACAAAGGCAGCCAGCTGTTTTACGTTAAATGGAGCACGAAGAG is from Drosophila melanogaster chromosome 3L and encodes:
- the CG43895 gene encoding uncharacterized protein — its product is MQRPVWACTIKVSVAAMSEDHAPRLPFSFAREPLSLFPGRLFHTSNAMYYSDLFC